One genomic region from Carboxydocella sporoproducens DSM 16521 encodes:
- the hag gene encoding flagellin Hag — MRINHNIASLNTYRQLTANTAAASNSIAKLSSGLRINKAGDDAAGLSISEKMRGQIRGLQQASRNAQDGISLIQTAEGALNETHSILQRMRELAVQGANDTNVTADRSAIKDELLQLKQEIDRIAANTEFNTQKLLQKNDSYIFQVGANSGQNIKLVINAMNASALDANLTQAKISGLSTYGNFTSFVTVVNNAITKVSTERSKLGAYQNRLEHTINNLDTSAENLTAAESRIRDVDMAKEMMEFTKNNILTQAAQAMLAQANQQPQGVLQLLR; from the coding sequence ATGAGAATTAATCACAACATCGCATCTCTAAACACCTATCGGCAGTTGACTGCTAATACTGCTGCAGCTTCCAACTCGATCGCCAAACTTTCTTCCGGTCTGCGCATTAACAAAGCTGGAGATGATGCTGCTGGTCTTTCCATCTCTGAAAAAATGCGGGGTCAAATTCGGGGTCTGCAACAGGCTTCCCGGAACGCCCAGGATGGTATCTCCCTGATCCAGACTGCTGAAGGTGCTTTGAATGAAACCCATTCTATCCTGCAGCGGATGCGGGAACTGGCTGTACAGGGGGCCAATGATACCAACGTTACAGCAGACCGAAGCGCCATCAAGGATGAATTATTGCAACTGAAGCAGGAAATTGATCGTATTGCAGCTAATACTGAATTTAACACCCAAAAACTGCTCCAGAAGAATGACTCTTATATCTTCCAGGTAGGAGCCAATTCCGGACAAAATATCAAGCTAGTTATTAATGCAATGAATGCATCAGCGTTGGATGCTAATTTAACCCAGGCTAAAATCAGCGGTTTGTCTACTTACGGTAACTTTACTTCCTTTGTAACAGTAGTAAATAACGCCATTACCAAAGTATCTACCGAACGTTCCAAGCTGGGTGCCTATCAGAACCGGCTGGAACACACCATCAACAACCTGGATACCAGTGCTGAGAACCTGACAGCTGCTGAATCCCGGATCCGTGATGTAGATATGGCCAAGGAAATGATGGAATTCACCAAGAACAACATCCTGACTCAGGCTGCTCAGGCAATGCTGGCGCAGGCCAACCAGCAGCCGCAAGGGGTTCTGCAGTTACTCCGGTAA
- a CDS encoding motility associated factor glycosyltransferase family protein yields the protein MGEIIKLENSQFKEFQINILNSKKGQPYVIVNGLFLHSRYDPIKEAQRWAEVHYQKNHLHILFGFGAGYFAQELLRHLDENDFLLIIEPVAELFLEAAKFIDLHQFYAHERVLILVGFERMEIERHLRFIINLQYAGRVEVLCSPNYDKLLPEEKNQLEKLVLEVSKLELVNLNTIKYFAQTWQDNFLSNLYFSWKSIPFRRLAGKLDCPVVIAASGPSLNKQLELLKKIKDQALIIAAGSTINPLLSGGVKPHLVVTIDGSTANLKHFEGIEIDDIPLYYALIVHKEIPAKHRGIKVVFNSDNQQLAEWADQVYGEPLGYVRGGPSVANFCFDLARQISSGPICFIGQDLAYTGNKSHAEGNKYFKEVQLEPEKVDGKKYLRTKGFYGEEVITDYPFLNMKKQFEDQLLTMRKVYGDLRPVYNATEGGVYIEGMEHISFREFIERYCNRDVRAHLASLYLQDIEPEQVRDRIEKSYKEEMVKLKQVERLCHKALDLLKGVSRQTEHVNAKILTKLDKIDEELNKLLKSNLVHFAIMPEIFRINHLYLEPARETAVERTKRILDKSEALYRSINKAVIYVTEIIEKLREDNADE from the coding sequence ATGGGAGAAATAATCAAACTAGAAAATAGTCAATTTAAAGAGTTTCAAATCAATATACTGAACAGTAAAAAAGGTCAACCTTATGTAATTGTCAATGGCTTGTTTTTGCACAGCCGCTATGATCCAATTAAAGAGGCTCAACGTTGGGCAGAAGTTCATTACCAAAAAAACCATTTACACATTTTATTCGGTTTTGGTGCAGGGTATTTTGCTCAAGAACTTTTGCGACACCTGGATGAAAATGATTTTTTGCTGATCATAGAACCTGTTGCTGAACTCTTTCTAGAAGCAGCTAAATTTATTGATTTACACCAGTTTTATGCGCATGAGCGCGTACTTATTTTGGTTGGATTTGAACGCATGGAAATTGAACGTCATTTGCGCTTTATAATTAATCTGCAATATGCAGGTCGAGTGGAAGTTTTATGTTCTCCCAATTATGACAAACTTTTGCCTGAGGAAAAAAATCAACTGGAAAAACTGGTTTTGGAAGTAAGCAAACTGGAACTGGTAAATTTGAATACTATCAAGTATTTTGCCCAAACCTGGCAGGATAATTTTTTGTCTAATCTCTATTTTTCCTGGAAATCAATACCTTTTCGGCGTTTGGCAGGAAAACTGGATTGCCCTGTGGTAATTGCTGCGTCAGGGCCATCTTTAAATAAACAGCTCGAATTATTAAAGAAAATTAAAGATCAAGCATTAATTATAGCTGCAGGGTCAACCATTAATCCTCTGTTAAGCGGGGGAGTTAAACCCCATCTGGTAGTAACCATTGATGGCAGCACAGCTAACCTGAAACATTTTGAAGGGATAGAAATTGATGATATTCCGTTATATTATGCTTTGATTGTGCATAAAGAGATTCCGGCAAAACACAGGGGTATAAAAGTGGTTTTTAATAGCGATAACCAGCAACTGGCAGAATGGGCTGACCAGGTTTATGGAGAGCCTCTGGGCTATGTCAGAGGCGGTCCTTCAGTAGCCAATTTTTGTTTTGACCTGGCCAGACAGATTAGTTCGGGGCCGATTTGTTTTATTGGCCAGGACCTGGCCTATACAGGCAATAAATCCCATGCAGAAGGAAACAAATATTTTAAAGAAGTACAGCTGGAACCGGAAAAAGTGGATGGTAAAAAATATTTGCGTACTAAAGGTTTTTATGGAGAAGAAGTTATTACCGATTATCCTTTTCTCAACATGAAGAAACAATTTGAAGACCAGCTGCTGACCATGCGGAAAGTCTACGGGGACCTGCGACCGGTTTATAATGCTACTGAAGGTGGAGTTTACATCGAAGGAATGGAACACATTAGTTTTAGAGAGTTTATCGAACGCTATTGTAACCGGGATGTCCGTGCTCACCTGGCCAGTCTCTATTTGCAAGATATTGAACCGGAACAGGTTAGGGACAGGATTGAGAAAAGTTACAAGGAGGAAATGGTTAAACTAAAACAAGTAGAGCGATTATGTCATAAGGCACTTGACTTATTAAAGGGGGTTTCCCGGCAAACTGAACATGTTAATGCCAAAATTCTGACTAAATTGGATAAAATAGATGAGGAATTGAATAAGTTGTTAAAGAGTAATTTAGTACATTTTGCCATTATGCCGGAAATTTTCCGCATCAATCATCTCTATCTGGAACCAGCCAGGGAAACGGCTGTGGAACGGACTAAGAGAATTCTGGATAAATCAGAGGCTCTTTACCGTTCCATCAATAAGGCTGTTATTTATGTTACTGAGATTATTGAAAAACTAAGAGAGGATAATGCAGATGAATAA
- the csrA gene encoding carbon storage regulator CsrA: MLVLSRKAGESLVLGEGIEVKVVEIKGDRVKLAISAPREIGVWRKEVYEAIVVTNREAQGVNLESLAEMQKILK; the protein is encoded by the coding sequence GTGTTGGTACTGAGTCGGAAAGCAGGTGAGTCCCTGGTTCTGGGGGAAGGGATTGAAGTAAAAGTGGTGGAAATCAAGGGGGATAGAGTGAAACTGGCCATCTCTGCTCCCAGAGAAATTGGGGTCTGGCGGAAGGAGGTTTATGAAGCGATTGTAGTTACCAACCGGGAAGCTCAGGGGGTAAATTTAGAAAGTTTGGCGGAGATGCAAAAAATCTTAAAATAA
- the fliW gene encoding flagellar assembly protein FliW, with protein MEITTKAFGVIKINEEDILNFIGPILGFEDIKQYVVLHDQNNPGPFFWLQAVNSPEPAFVVVEPGTILADYHPVFPPEELELLEIDDQADLRILLIVRIPENIKDISVNLKAPVLINARKGLAKQVVLEDKRYSVRHYLLPAAQGGETRVGTESESR; from the coding sequence ATGGAAATTACCACCAAAGCTTTTGGCGTCATTAAAATAAATGAGGAAGATATTCTTAATTTTATTGGCCCTATTCTGGGTTTTGAAGATATCAAACAATATGTGGTGTTGCATGACCAGAACAACCCTGGTCCTTTCTTCTGGCTGCAGGCGGTAAACAGTCCGGAACCGGCCTTTGTGGTAGTAGAACCTGGCACAATTTTAGCAGACTATCATCCTGTTTTCCCGCCGGAAGAACTGGAATTACTGGAAATTGACGACCAGGCAGACTTGCGGATTTTGTTGATTGTCCGGATTCCGGAGAATATCAAGGATATCAGTGTTAATTTAAAGGCCCCTGTGCTCATAAATGCTCGTAAAGGACTGGCCAAACAGGTCGTTCTGGAAGATAAACGATATTCGGTAAGACATTATTTGCTGCCAGCCGCTCAAGGGGGTGAAACCCGTGTTGGTACTGAGTCGGAAAGCAGGTGA